A DNA window from Drosophila biarmipes strain raj3 chromosome 2R, RU_DBia_V1.1, whole genome shotgun sequence contains the following coding sequences:
- the LOC108030086 gene encoding uncharacterized protein LOC108030086 isoform X2 — translation MFSNVLVWLALLTLLLEDSMATRLLKFTNVKCMDLPTSRGFTKYEYCRLKVVRRNHVELSLKVSLLQLPIRNLTARLQCFQRRDGYRPFMYNVLFDFCKLMASSSYKLSFERFIFDAIRKQSNFNQTCPWKENHMTVEKFALDLSKINMPVPGGTYRLDFTFYAYGVARTLTQVFFEKIE, via the exons atgttttcaaatgtGCTTGTATGGTTGGCTTTGTTGACTCTTTTGCTGGAGGATTCTATG GCCACGCGTCTTCTGAAGTTCACCAATGTCAAGTGCATGGATTTACCCACTTCACGAGGATTTACCAAGTACGAGTACTGTCGTTTGAAAGTGGTACGCAGGAATCACGTGGAACTTTCGCTGAAGGTCAGCCTCTTGCAGCTTCCTATACGTAACTTGACCGCCAGATTACAATGCTTTCAAAGGCGGGATGGCTATCGACCCTTCATGTACAATGTGCTCTTTGATTTCTGCAAACTAATGGCCAGTAGCAGTTACAAGTTGTCCTttgaaagatttatttttgatgCCATCCGGAAGCAGAGCAACTTTAATCAAACTTGTCCGTGGAAAGAG AACCACATGACGGTTGAGAAGTTCGCCCTGGATCTCAGCAAGATCAACATGCCGGTGCCCGGCGGAACGTACCGCCTGGATTTCACCTTTTATGCGTACGGCGTCGCTCGTACATTGACACAGGTGTTTTTCGAGAAAATCGAGTGA
- the LOC108030086 gene encoding uncharacterized protein LOC108030086 isoform X1: protein MDLPTSRGFTKYEYCRLKVVRRNHVELSLKVSLLQLPIRNLTARLQCFQRRDGYRPFMYNVLFDFCKLMASSSYKLSFERFIFDAIRKQSNFNQTCPWKENHMTVEKFALDLSKINMPVPGGTYRLDFTFYAYGVARTLTQVFFEKIE from the exons ATGGATTTACCCACTTCACGAGGATTTACCAAGTACGAGTACTGTCGTTTGAAAGTGGTACGCAGGAATCACGTGGAACTTTCGCTGAAGGTCAGCCTCTTGCAGCTTCCTATACGTAACTTGACCGCCAGATTACAATGCTTTCAAAGGCGGGATGGCTATCGACCCTTCATGTACAATGTGCTCTTTGATTTCTGCAAACTAATGGCCAGTAGCAGTTACAAGTTGTCCTttgaaagatttatttttgatgCCATCCGGAAGCAGAGCAACTTTAATCAAACTTGTCCGTGGAAAGAG AACCACATGACGGTTGAGAAGTTCGCCCTGGATCTCAGCAAGATCAACATGCCGGTGCCCGGCGGAACGTACCGCCTGGATTTCACCTTTTATGCGTACGGCGTCGCTCGTACATTGACACAGGTGTTTTTCGAGAAAATCGAGTGA